Within the Megalops cyprinoides isolate fMegCyp1 chromosome 10, fMegCyp1.pri, whole genome shotgun sequence genome, the region AAACTTCAATATGGTAGTGACTGACTCATAGACAGcttattttcctctctttctgttaaTGCACGTGAAATTCACTTTCATTACTGTAAACTGCAGTGCACATTCCTGACAATTTCTTCATAAAAATTACCACAAACGTATTAGAAATGATTCAGAAATGCATACCTCCAGAGTAATTTTCGCTGTTTGCGCTAGCCATAACTTAACACTGCGActgaaatgttattattaaGCATGATTATTGATAGAATCTTAATTGCTATTACAGCTATTTTGTAACTTATCATGCTGTAGCaaaatattgtcattgtttCTATTATGTCAAAGGGATTAGCTGCATAAATTGCTTAGTTGTCATCACCAGCCTCATTATCATAATTTTTGAATAGCAATTTTTGCTCAGTTACCAGCAGCTcccaccagcaccagcagcaaAAGCAGTCTCATGGCGTTCAAAGAATGCTGACTATCCCGGCCGAAGACAGCTGACCACACGCTGGCCACTATTTATACCCTCACCGCCCTCCCCACTCACCCACGCCATGGGTGTCCCCAGCACCTACACACACTCTGCAGGTAATGGTTAACTTTTGCTTGGCAGCCCATCTGTGCCGGGCTGAGCAGTGATAGAGGAGCTTCAGGTGTTTTCTAGGGGAATCATGggacacaaggacacacagcTCCGCATCAGCTTATCATTCCTCACTGTCCATTTACCAGCACTACCTGACTCTTTACCGCTTTGTGGAATAACCCTACTTGCCTGCATGTGTCTCCACACCAGATCACAAACACACGGTAACACACAAAAATCATCCAGAACATGTGGCAAATCTGATATCTGCACTGTGAATATTATGCAATATAAATGCATTGTAGAAATGATTCCATTAAAGAAGTGGTTGCATTGTACCTACAGGAGACttaatgtctctctctgttttcacagTCTTTCCATTCAGTCCATTCTGGCCCCGTGCACTGTCTGTTCTTTTATTTGGTACGTGAATCCTATAGTTAGTGATCGAGTGTCCAGTACTCACCGCTGCTGATGTCATTTATCAGAGGGCACATAAAAACGCCATTAACTGCTCCTGAGGTAGTGCTGTTTGGGTCAAAATTTTTTTGGAATTAAGAACGTTTTTAAGGGCAGCAGTGTCATGTAGTGATGAAGGGTCTTGGAACACAAATGACTGAACCcgtgagcaaggtacttaagctgGACTGcttcggtaaatatccagcaagTTGTTTTGGAAAAGAAGCAAGCTGCTCTGGAAAAGAAGCAATCTGCTAAGCactttacataaatataaaatgtatttgcaatgaaTTCGGGTCAGTAGGTTACTTGCTGTTAGTCATTGTGTACCAGCACCTATTCATACAAGCTCAAGGCAGCTTGCCCTTGAATAAACTCCAAGAGTTGTGCTGGTCAATAtcagagaggggaaaatggACAGCTGTAATGCTGGCAAGGCTGATAAGAAACTGGAAAAACATGTACTGACACTTGACTTGAGCAACACCCAAACCACTATTATTAATGCTACTGTATAATGTGCTATCAGCCCATGTAAAGGGCTCATAGTGAGGTCTCATTATGATGTGTCTCTTATGAAGGAAAACCTCTGGTTATCAGGTCACCACTCCAGGGAGCAAAAATGCTTTGAttcattacataaaatacatttacatttcttcatttgacagacgcttttatccaaagtgacttacaagtgaggcagagtacaacacaagtgacaGCCATACACAGTCACAATATTATTAactgctgcatgaccaagttttaaaagctggccagacaaggtacaagctaacTGGTAGAGAAATAAAGCCCCATAGAGGTTAGatttaacacagaaaaacatacaagATGTGAAAGAGTTGAATTAACAAATCATTTTCCGGGCCTTGTGCAGACCCCAACGGTTAAAATGAAGATAGTGAATAagccagcattttttttaacagtgccTGTTTTCTGCTTACAAGGCTGAGATTCTTACAGCTGTTAAATGACTAATTCCTTTAATctttcatatataaaaaaagaacatctcaCAAGGATAAGGCTGAGAGAAATATCTTGGAAGATGCCAAGTAGAGAGCATTAACTTATTAACTGAAGGCCCCtcgggagggagggggctgtgtTAAGGTAAGATAAAGACCCGTCTATAAATACAGGGTAGCAGGGCGCAATGCTTCCAGCTGGGGTGAAGATCTGTGCTGGCAGAATGATTGGGCTGATTGTACTTGCGCTCCTGGGTGCTGCAGGTAGTATGCAGAAGGACAGACCGAGCACATTTACACATAGACATAGCGATATCATgcatccacacagacagacacgcaaTATACCTACAGGCAAAGACAAACCAAAGAGACAAAAAGCACTGCCGGCACACTTGCAGGCATTGTATGCTCTGACTCCGAAAGCTAAAATGCTACACTCATATAAACTGATATACACCAATGCACAGATAGCCTGATGGGAAgtttgaaaatgctgaaataaatacGTCAGTAGTCAGCTCACTGACAGACTCACGGTCCATGCATCctcacacactgtcagtcaGTACCTCTAATGCACTGTAATAAATTAACATGAggcaatatacacacacagaaattatTGCCTCAGTAACAAAAGTACTGAGAACAATAAGTCCAAAGAAATGGCTACTCTTCtaacaaattaaatcaaactgtACATAGAAGAACGTGGGTCATTTTGTGTGGATGCTGTAGTTTACATTCAGTGAGGTTTCACTGTATTTAagcctgtctttctccctctttgtccctctgtctgtcttcctcagCCGCAGCTCCTCTGGATGATAAGATTGTCGGGGGTTATGAGTGCACAGCCCACTCCCAGCCCTGGCAGGCCTCTCTCAACATTGGCTACCACTTCTGCGGCGGCTCCCTCATCAATGACCAGTGGGTGATCTCTGCTGCCCACTGCTGGATGAGGTGAGTGCTGCAACTGTAAATGTCCttccctcttctccttccttccggctcctcccctcacctccatctcctccatctcAGCCCCACCACCCAATTTGCCATCCTGGGCGACCACCACATCTGGGAGTACGAGGGCACGGAGCAGTACATGTCAGTCGATGCCATCTACTGGCACCAGAGCTATGACTACCAGACCCTGGACTTCGACATCATGCTGATGAAGCTGGCACACCCCGTCACCGTAAACAAGTTTGTGCGGCCCGTCTCCCTGCCCAGGGCCTGTCCTAAAGCTGGGGACATGTGCGTTGTGTCCGGCTGGGGCAACATCTACACTGACCAGGGTGAGAATACAGCGCTAGGCTGTGCTGGGGTTTACATGGGATTTTATTTCCCAATGTGTGAGAATATCAAGGTCACAAAGTGTACTGTACATTTctagagggagagaggtctGTAATAATGTCCAGCTTGTTATCATCGTTAAGATGTTATCatgatataataatataataagtacaATTCAATCTTAAATTATTATATACTATAGCTTACAAAAATAAGTAAAGGTAAGTAACAGAAAAATGTTCCATGAACATCAAAAGTTATTGCAAGACATTTATCCTAATATTCTTGAGGTAGGGTGTTGGGTTACTACAAGATGTAAGGACAGacatatttattgtattcataGGTGTTGCAGGTGTGGCACCTTTGTTTAAGTAAAAGGATTAAAGAAAAAGTCAAAAGTCATTTCAGCCAGGTGTATTAATGTgctctggagaaaaaaagagttgaTGGCCTAGAGAGTATGAATCCAGTGCTCACTCTCTCTATTTCTGCCGAAGCAACGtttgctggatatttatttgTTAGAAAATTTTCCAAGTTTACTcccagtgtctctgtgtctgctaCAGTATATCTCTGTGTCCCCTTTCAATTTCTGTGAATGGACACACCTTCTTCAGGTACAAGGCTTCTCCATgcacttaattaaaaaaatacaccaaaaaaGGCTCAGGCAGCTATCACTACTcactaaaaaatacaaatgttcaGCAAGTATACATATGTCAGAATGTATAAGTATGCTGaaatgtttgcgtgtgtgtgtgtgtgtgtgtgtgtgtgtgtgtgagagagagagagagagagagagaacatacaCCATTATGTATCATTATTAGTACCCTCTTTAAAACTGCATCAAGGGTCATTATAAAGGTTTTTATAAACAGCTTGCCAACTGTGCCAATATCTGTCACATCTGCCTTCCCACTCCTTTCTCCCCCCTTCAgtgtttaaccctttcaacCTCCAGTGTGTGGAAGTGCCCATCTTGTCCAACACCGACTGTGAGAATTCCTATCCTGGCCAGATCACCAACAACATGGTGTGTGCAGGCTACTTGGAGGGTGGCAAAGATGCCTGTCAGGTATGGAAGAGCCTCATGGCTGCTGATAATATATGTGCTTAACCTCTTACATTCATTCACAGCTGGCATAGAGAGCACAACGTCTAGAAAATCTCAAATAGGTTAATGGAAGGATGTTCACGTCAACATGCCGAGGCAGGGGTTAACAACATCCTCTCTACTTCTATGAACCTCTCTAGTGTGCCATGGTGCACACGTATGCCAACTGCTACACTGAAGCATGCATTAGTTTTGGGATATGGGCTCATAACTCCATTATATTGGATTGCAAGACATTTCCGGGATGGAGGGCAGCAACAATTATGTTGTTTTACTTTAAATTGTCTGAGTTCTGAGCATCTAATAGgctcttctttttcctccactctcccttttttatttccctACACTCCaaccccatctctccctccatacctctcccatctctccctacaccccccccccctctcagggTGACTCCGGTGGTCCGCTGGTGTGTAACGGTGAGCTGCAGGGCATCGTATCTTGGGGTTATGGCTGCGCTCAGCCCAACTACCCTGGAGTGTACACCAAGGTCTGTGCTCTGCTGCCCTGGATCAATGACATCCTCACCAACTACTAGGCCTCCAACCAAAGCATCCAGGCTACCTGTGCAGGAGGCCCGGCAAACAGTAGTTAGAAGACCTGTGCATAGAAGCAGTGATGATAACACCTGGTCAATAAAACATGCCTCCAATTTATTCTCCAATATCAATTTCTTCCTCCTGCTTTGAATGCCAGGGTTGCAAAAGAGACTTTGTTTTAAGTGTGTGGTAGATGTGGGTGGACAGGTACAGTGGTCGCAACCTAAAAAAATTCATGGCAAAATTCCGGGAATTTAGTTTTAAACTTATGGTAGATGGGGCTGTACAGGTACAGTGGTTGCAactgaaaactgtttttcagtttttgagGACAGTCTTTGTTCTGCCTTGTCTTTGACGCCCTGATGAACCAGAGATACAAATCAGAATGGGGCTGAGGAAAGCACTTTGGCCTGATGGTAAACTTATAATTCAATGGAATGTGAtgatttctgtgtttaataAGAGTGGTATTAACACATAGGGAATAAATATAGTGATAGTCTGTGCTTTGCTGTTTACCTACACAGTAAATATTATGTAGGCCAATGTATTAGTTGTTCCCATGAAGCATCTTACATGCAGTTAACCATCTAAGGCATCAAAAccatcacacagaaaatgtggTGGTTTTGGACCCCCAACCAAACATCTCAAAATATTCCACCATCACTGCGTGACCATCCAGTTGAGTTTACTCTAAAGCAGACTGCATAAGGTACTCAGGTGTTTTTTCACGCCTTTCTCATCGGAAGACATTTACTATGAGAGATATCCAAAATTTGGGATAACGACATAACAAGTGGGCAGGACAAAACCAATAGCAGAGACAACACAGCAGCCCAGATGGGTTATAAAGAAAGTGACTTCACTGGGGactcaaaaaacaacaaaaaaaccaagCTTTGTGAACAGGAACATACACATGGCAGGGCAGCTCAGGACTGAGCAGGGGATCAGGGAGCAGGCAGGGTTTATATATACAAAACACATGACCAGGCTAGGACAGGACAGACAGGACCTCTGGTGGCAGTtcggggaagcagcaggcaaaaaaacaaacaggtgttAACAAGGAcgcctgctggttgttgtggGCAATGGCCTCTGAAATCCTGACAAAGGAACAGACACTCAGGCATCAATTTCAGCCAAAAGTATCTTTTTACCCAGTTTTATCAAACTTTTATTGTTCTTAGATACAGACATATGCATCACTTGCCAATTCAATAACaatatttaaacagaatttGCACCACAGAGCCTTCATCAAATTGCAGtatattataataaatgataaatgaaaatagTCACAATCTTATTCCCCCTTAGAACACCAAAGACAATATTATGTCTACATCTATGTTTTTGTGAGACTTTGTTCTTGATGCTGTCTTAGATAAGTGGAATGACAGGTTTCATGTATCTCACCAGTCTTACATCACAATTACACCACATCCTAACCTACACTTCTATTTAACTGATACACATTTAGGAAACATTTGAGTAAACAGTTGAGTATATGAGATAGAAAATTATGGTCTTTGTCATTAGCCAAAGCAGAGCTTATATGTCTTATATTTCCCTCATCCCTAAAGCTGATTAATGTATTGAATGCTGTTTTTGGTTGTATTGTTTGCGAAAATCTGCATGAATGCCACTGCAGAAGCATTGCAAAGTGCATCATACATGATACACTTTATTAAATGTCATGTAAGCCATTCACGATCCACAACATTACAGTGTACTTTAAATGATGAGCCCTGAGAGGCAGAAAGGCCTGTTCTCACGTATGAAAACAGGTATGCTAAAAGTAATGCTGTAGAAACTCCACTGTTTCAAACAGAaggcagtggcagcagtgtagcatagtcctcaaggagcaggacttgtaattgaaaggttgctggttcgatccccgctgggacactgctgctgtacccttgggcaaggtacttaacccacaattgcctcagtaaatatccagctgtataaatattatAGATAAcaggataacattgtaaagaactgtaacctatgtaagtcgcgttggataaaagtgtctgccaaatgaataaatgtaaatgtaagcagaTACAGAGTTTATAAAAGAATATGTGCGATAAATGGAAAAGTAATGATAAACACTACATTTCAGTGTAATtctattcataaaacaaaaactacagATTAAAGTAAAACAATCAAAAGTTGTACAAGTTATAAGTTCAATAAATGGCATTTGTGATGTAGCATATTTGTAATTTGCATTCAGATTGCTGTGATCATCACCCTTGTATTTATCATCAGTATGCAACCTACCTTTAAAAGCAAGTTGCATCAATGAAAGTATTTCAGTGGGTTATTCTTTTTCATCTCTTCTGAAACCTGATTTCTGCCATGTTCACTCTAAGCCTGCAGCTGTCAGCACTGCCTTGGCATCCTTTGCCATATCATCAAGCCCTGTGTTCAGCAGATAATATGTGGTGGCAAAAGAGATCCCCCCTGCTGCTAAACTGCCAACAACAGGAATGTTGCTCAAGAGGTACTCAAGCGCCATCGCTCCTCCAATTGTTGCTGAGGCCAAAACTCTGAGCACTGCTTTCTTATTTACCCCACCTGCGTAAGGAGATGTCATCACTGCTTTCAGATCTTCTACTGGCTTATTCATTCTTTCTGAAAGCCTCTTGAGTGATTTCTCATCCAGGCCAAAGGAGTGATAGCATTTCAGCAGGAACGCCACCAAAATGCCAGTGTCACATGCTGCTGAGAGACCAGGAATAGGAATCACTGCAATGGCAGCAGAGGCAAAGCTTGAAGCCCACATAACCTCCtcaaaggttttctttttctcctcaatCATCTGCAAGGAGCAAACTGGCAAGGACTGAATAAGAGCATGACTCTTGTGTTCTGGAAGATCAGCTCTCAGAGTGTTTGTCAGTTCAAGGAAATCATACATTTCCAAATTGAAAGAGGAAATCAGAAAAACCTTAGGACCTCCTATTTCTATCAGATTTTCCACACAGTTCTCTCTTATCCTGGATAGCGTGTTTTGTATGTCATGGTTGGGTTTTCGTTGCTCTGCTTGTATGTCACCATCTATCTTTGAACGCACAAAGTAAAAtaacttcttcttcttctggaTTTCTCTGGCTAGCATAATGTCATGCTCTCTGAATCTCCCTGAAGAAACAATGATAAAGAAGTCATAGCGATCAAATTGAACTTGCTTGAGGTAGTCTTTTGCTTTGAATTTAATGCCTCCAATCCCTGGCAGATCCCAGATGTTCACATTAGGCATTGTGGGATGGGGATATCTGGAGGGCTCCAAGGTTGTCTCAGTGACTCCAGTTTCAGCAGATCCTGGGTCCCCATCCCTCAGTCCTAGCAAGGCATTGACAAATGTAGACTTGCCTGCCCCTGTCTCCCCAGTCACAGCAATGTCCAGAGTGACATTTTCCAGCCTGTCAAGCCTTTCCTGTACATTAGATAAAGCCTCTGCAGGGGGGAGCCCACTGACTGACCGTATGTTCCTGATGACTTCCGGAGCTACAGAGAAGTTCATTTGACTTGACATGTTGAgtctggaaaaagaaaaccagTTTCATACATCTTGTTGCATGCAATAGACATTGGAGATGTGTGCTCAGTCTCCTTTACAAGGAAGAACACCAAGATGGGGACGGAATGGGATGCCAAAAGCATATGACAATAGATGACAGAGGTACATGGCATTTTTATACCTGTGCAGAAACCTTGTCTGAGAGGTTGTAGTAGCAGTGGCACAAAGAGAAGCAGTAGAAAACTTACATGGACTCAATAATTTGGAATATCAAATGTTCTGGACAATTTGTGCacagaaaataatattatgGACACACACTATGAACATTCTCATTA harbors:
- the LOC118783991 gene encoding trypsin-2-like, with protein sequence MIGLIVLALLGAAAAAPLDDKIVGGYECTAHSQPWQASLNIGYHFCGGSLINDQWVISAAHCWMSPTTQFAILGDHHIWEYEGTEQYMSVDAIYWHQSYDYQTLDFDIMLMKLAHPVTVNKFVRPVSLPRACPKAGDMCVVSGWGNIYTDQVFNPFNLQCVEVPILSNTDCENSYPGQITNNMVCAGYLEGGKDACQGDSGGPLVCNGELQGIVSWGYGCAQPNYPGVYTKVCALLPWINDILTNY
- the LOC118783981 gene encoding interferon-inducible GTPase 5-like, which translates into the protein MSSQMNFSVAPEVIRNIRSVSGLPPAEALSNVQERLDRLENVTLDIAVTGETGAGKSTFVNALLGLRDGDPGSAETGVTETTLEPSRYPHPTMPNVNIWDLPGIGGIKFKAKDYLKQVQFDRYDFFIIVSSGRFREHDIMLAREIQKKKKLFYFVRSKIDGDIQAEQRKPNHDIQNTLSRIRENCVENLIEIGGPKVFLISSFNLEMYDFLELTNTLRADLPEHKSHALIQSLPVCSLQMIEEKKKTFEEVMWASSFASAAIAVIPIPGLSAACDTGILVAFLLKCYHSFGLDEKSLKRLSERMNKPVEDLKAVMTSPYAGGVNKKAVLRVLASATIGGAMALEYLLSNIPVVGSLAAGGISFATTYYLLNTGLDDMAKDAKAVLTAAGLE